CCGGTCGGTCCCGGGTTCGAGTCCCCGAAGGTCCACTGAAGCTGAACTAAAGATTATAAAATACAAGATCTGGCCCGGTGGCTCAGTTGGTTAGAGCGCCGCCCTGTCACGGCGGAGGTCGTGGGTTCGAGTCCCATCCGGGTCGTTTGCATAAAAATGCATAATTGGGGTCTTAGCTCAGCTGGGAGAGCATCTGCCTTACAAGCAGAGGGTCACAGGTTCGAGCCCTGTAGGCCCCATTGGTGATTTTATTGCCAGTCATGTTTTTAACATGAACGCCGGCGTGGCGGAACTGGCAGACGCACAGGACTTAAAATCCTGCGGGACTTATACTCCCGTACCGGTTCGATTCCGGTCGCCGGCATTTAGCGGTAAACAGTTATCTGTTTGCCGCTATTTTTTTGTTAGGGCAAAGCCCTGTTTACCATTGTGGAGTTTTTCGTTGATCCGAAAAACGGAACTTTGGAAAACAAATAAACCACCTGCTATGCAGGTGAGTTAGAATTGCTTCAGCTTACAGCAAAAAACCTCCAGTGTTATAATTAATGTAAGGTTCGCCAACCGCATTAATAAACAAAGGAGGTATCCATATGGATAGTAACAGTTTATCACATACAAAATGGAATTGTAAGTATCATATTGTATTTGCACCAAAATATAGGAGAAAAATAGCATACGGAAAAATAAAACAGGATATAGCAAATATTTTAAGTATGTTATGCAAAAGAAAAGGTGTAAAAATTGTAGAAGCAGAGATATGTCCAGATCATGTACATAGGCTAGTAGAAATTCCGCCAAGCATTAGTGTATCGTATTTTGTAGGGTATTTGAAAGGAAAAAGTACACTTATGATATTTGAAAGACATACAAATTTGAAATATAAATATGGAAATAGACATTTTTGGTGTCGAGGATATTATGTAGATACGGTAGGGAAAAATGCAAAGAAAATACAGGAATATATAGCAAATCAGTTACAAGAAGATTTGGAATATGATCAGATGACACTGAAAGAGTATATTGACCCGTTTACGGGTGAGCCAGTAAAAGCAAACAAATAAAATAAGCCCTTTAGGGCTTAGTAGGTAAATGATGTTGCGCTTGGCGAACCTATTTCGGAGAGTCTTTAGACTCCAGTGCCGGTAACAGACCCTTATAGGGTCAAAGCAAGCCACCGGCTTAGCCGGTGGTCTTGACTTGACTTTTCATATATTGCCATGATTTAGGCGATATAGTAATATGAAAGTAATAAGATGGGAGGGGATGTGGAATAAATGGAAATAGAAAAAGAAATACAGAAGAGAATAGAGGAAATGGAAAAAGAAACATATGAATTTCCTGCCAGATTCTCCCCAAAAGATTATATGATATGGGGACTGGTTGTAGCAGTAAGTTTAATCGTAGTGATTTTAGGGGCCGGATGGTAACAGCAACATGAAGGATGAAAAGGAAAAAGAAATACAGGGGGAAGTATTATTTGGAATACTGCCTGTAATGAAAAAAGAAAAGATATATGGTTTTACGGATGCAATCTTAATCTTATCAGGTTATTGTATTGCCACCTGGAGTTATACTCAAGGTTCTTATTTGGCTGGCTTAGTAGGCTTTCGCCAGTTGTTGGCAGGGGCATTTGCAGGAGCCATTCTGATGCTTGCAATATATCAGCTGCCGGTGATTTTGTCAGTAAGATACGGGATTGATATTTGGATTTGGCTGAGAAGTGTCTTTGGAACTTCAGGAGTAAAAGCTGTAGCTGTGGGAATTATTTTAATAAATTTTCCCTGGTATGCAGTGTGCGCTCAGCTTTTCTCTTCTTCCATGATAAATTTGGCAGGATTGTTTGGGATAGAGATTCCTCAGCAGTTTCACACACCGGGAGCTTTACCTTGCGTATTGGCAGGCACTGTAATTGCCTATAAGGGAGTAGGCGCTATTGAGGGAGCTACAAAAATTCTGGTGCCTCTTTTATTGCTTATTGGAGTTGTTGTGGTAGTGGTTGGCTTTACTTCTATTCCTCCTGAGGCGATTTGGGACTATCGTCCGGACAACCCTTCCTCAGATCATATTACATCTTATATTATTTCTATAGAAGCCAACTTTGCTTTTGTGATTACTTTGGTAGGCGGTATGGCGGAGGTTCCCAGGCTGGTGAAAAACGAGAGAGCAGGCTTTTGGGCGGGAGTGATTGGGCAGGGGATTTTCAGGCTCATTTTTTGTGGTAATCGGGGCGGTAATGGCGATTGCTATGAAATACACTTGTGGGGAAATGATTGACGATCCTACTGTAATGCTGGCTACTTTGGCTGCCCCGTGGCTGGCTCTTTCTTCTCTGATGTTAGTAGCTTTTGCCAATATAGGGACCCAGGCTGTAGGGACTTATATTTATGGGGTGATGCTGAAATCAGTTTTTGAGAAGGCCAGGTACAGAAAAATTATTTTGGGGCTTGCAGCATATGGAGCCGTATTTTGTATATGGGGGAAAATTATAGAGTATTTTGGGGCGTTTCTCACTATCAGCGCATGTATTTACGCTCCATTGGCAGCTCTGCTGTTTGTAGATTTTTTCTTTGTGAGAAAGCAGCGTTTATCTTTGCGGTCAGCCTATGGTCTAAAAGGATATCATGGGTATAATTATACAAAGGGCGTTAATATTGTGGGGATCCGTTGTCTTTTTATGGGAGCTGCTTTATCTTTAGCTATATATAATCCTATTTCAGGGAAGATTCACATACAAACGTTTTTTTATTTGACGCCGACAGGCTGCTCCTTTCTGGCTACAGGCTTGACCTACCTTTTCCTCAGCAAAATACCGGCAGTCAGAAAATATCTTTTACAGGACAGGAAGGAAATTAAGGAACTTTATAGAAAGCCCTTTGACACAGAAAAAGTGCCTCCAAAGCAAAATTTGCTGTTTCTTCCATTTATATGGGCCGCCTGTTTTGCGGCTACCAGAAAAGGCAGATTAAGGATTCATAAAGTTAATATGAAAGGGCTAAAGCCTCCTTATTTAGTTCTGGCCACACATCACGCATTTATAGATTTTGAAATTACTCAGCTGGCGCTGTTTCCCCACAGAGTAAATTATGTTTCAGAGCTGGAGGGCTTTGAACTTTATGGGGAATGGCTGTATCGCCAGGCAGGCTGTCTGGGGACCAGGAAATTTATTGCAGATATAAATTTAGTAAAGAATATTAAATTGGTTATGGATAGAAAAGGGATTTTGGCTATGTATCCTGAAGCCAGATATGCCAATGTGGGAACGGTGTCTCAGCTGCCCTTGTCTGTGGGGAAACTGGTAAAGCTATTAAAAGTACCTGTAGTTGTGTTAAATATGAAGGGCAATTATCTCCAGTCCCCTATATGGAATTTGAAGAAAAGGGGAGGGGTGAAACTGGACTCTCAGCTGGCTCAGATTATTACGAAAGAGGAGGCGGACAGGCTTTCTCCAGAAGAAATACAAAAGAAAATTCAGCAGGCGTTTTATTATGACGAATATAAATATCAAAAAGAAGCCAATATTAGGATTACATATAAAAACAAGGCTGAGGGACTGGAAAAGCCTTTATATCAATGTCCTTTGTGTAAAGGGCAGTTTCAGATGAAAACAAAGGGCAGTTACCTGTTCTGCAGCAAATGTCCAGGCAGATGGGAAATGAATGATCTGGGGGAACTGATCAGGATAGACGGCGGAGAAGAAAACGCAGAAAAATTTGGCAGCATCCCCTTTTGGTATGAGTGGGAGAGGGAAAATGTAAAGGAAGAGATTAACCAGGGAAAGTATAATTTAGATATACAGGTACAGGTGGACGCGCTTCCCAATGCCCACGGATTTTTTGATCTGGGAACAGGGCGGCTGGTTCAGAACGCTTCCGGCTTTTTTCTTACGTTCAAGGAGTATGGAGAAGAGACGGAAAGGACCTTATTCTTTTCTTCCAGAACAATGATTTCTGTTCATACTGAGTATGATTACAGAGGAAAGGGACAGTGTATCACCTTATCTACTTTTAAAAATACATATTTTCTTTTCCCTGTGGAGGAAGGATTTAACGCCACCAAAATCCAGTTTGCAGTAGAATATTTTTTTCAGAAGGGGAAACAGGCAGAAAAATCAGGCCTGCAGCCGCATGAAATTTAGTTAGATGGACACATTAAAACTAAAAAGGAATCCAGGAAATTGGTTAAATCGTGCAAAAATTAATACAAGTGAAAAATTTGTTGAAGAATGGAAATGATGCAAGTATAATAGGTAAGAAAATGTAATGAAGAGAGATTGACAGGAAAGGAAGGAAAGCATGAACTTTAAAGAGATTAACCCATCCCCTCGTACTTTGATGTGTCCAGGTCCAGTGGACGCTGATCCACGTGTACTGCGAGCTATGAGCGCACACATTCTTGGTCAGTTTGATACAGAATTTTTAGATTTGATGTCAGAAACAATGGAAATGGCCCGTCAGGTATTTCAAACAAAAAATAAACAGACATATACAGTAGACACCACATCCAGAGGCGGTTTGGAGACAATTTTAACTGGAGCCATCTGTCCTGGAGATAAGGTACTGATCCCTGCATATGGACGTTTTGGATATTTACTGGCAGAGATTTTAGAGCGCTGCGGCGCAGATATTACTTTGCTGGAAAGAGAATGGGGAACTGTTTTCACTCCTGAGGAGATTGAGGAAGCATTAAAAAAACAAAGCTATAAAGCCCTTGCCATAATTCACGGAGAAACATCAACCTCTATGATGCAGCCTTTAGATGAAATTGGAAAGCTTTGTAAGAAATATGGCGCTCTTTTAATTGTAGATGCAGTTGCTACTTTAGGAGGAGCAGAGGTTAAGGTTGATGAGTGGGGAATAGACGCATGTATTTCCGGCACTCAGAAATGTATTTCCGCACCGTCAGGCTCAGCATTGATCACATATAATGAGGAAATTGAAAAAATCATTTTGGCTAGAAAAAAGGTGGAAAGAGGTATCCGCACCTTAGAGGATGAAGTTACAGACATGCCTCACATTCCAAGTAACTATTTGGATTTGGCCCAGCTGCAGGATTACTGGGGTCCCCGCCATTTAAATCATCACACAGAATCCACAAGTATGCAGTACGCAGTACATGAAGCTTTGCGCTGTATTTTGCTGGAAGGGCTGGAGGCAAGATTTGCCCGTCACAATCTGAATAATAACGCGCTGACTGCCGGACTTCAGGCAATGGGCATGAAGATTTTCGGAGATTTAGAGCACAAAATGCCTGTAGTGACAGCCATTGAGATTCCGGAGGGAGTAGACGGAAAGTCAGTGCGCGCACAGCTGATTGAAGACTTTGGCATTGAGATTGCCACATCCTTTGGCCCTCTGGACGGAAAGATCTGGAGAATCGGCAACATGGGTTATTCCAGCCAAAAGAGAAACATTTTATTGACATTGGGCGCTTTGGAAGCAGTTCTCATGCAGCATAAGGTAAAAATTCCAGCAGGAGATGCAGTTGCAGCTGCCCTGGAAGTTTATAAGAATGCATAAGCATAAATAATGAGGAAATGCCGGAGAAGGCTGCAGAAATGGGAATTCTGCAGTATTCTCCGGTTTCATTGTTAGGGCAAAGCCCTGTTTACCATTGTGGAGTTTTTCGTTGATCCGAAAAACGGAACTTTGGAAAACAAATAAACCACCTGCTATGCAGGTGAGTTAGAATTGCTTCAGCTTATAGCAAAAAACCTCCAGTGTTATAATTAATGTAAGGTTCGCCAACCGCATTAATAAACAAAGGAGGTATCCATATGGATAGTAACAGTTTATCACATACAAAATGGAATTGTAAGTATCATATTGTATTTGCACCAAAATATAGGAGAAAAATAGCATACGGAAAAATAAAACAGGATATAGCAAATATTTTAAGTATGTTATGCAAAAGAAAAGGTGTAAAAATTGTAGAAGCAGAGATATGTCCAGATCATGTACATATGCTAGTAGAAATTCCGCCAAGCATTAGTGTATCGTATTTTGTAGGGTATTTGAAAGGAAAAAGTACACTTATGATATTTGAAAGACATACAAATTTGAAATATAAATATGGAAATAGACATTTTTGGTGTCGAGGATATTATGTAGATACGGTAGGGAAAAATGCAAAGAAAATACAGGAATATATAGCAAATCAGTTACAAGAAGATTTGGAATATGATCAGATGACACTGAAAGAGTATATTGACCCGTTTACGGGTGAGCCAGTAAAAGCAAACAAATAAAATAAGCCCTTTAGGGCTTAGTAGGTAAATGATGTTGCGCTTGGCGAACCTATTTCGGAGAGTCTTTAGACTCCAGTGCCGGTAACAGACCCTTATAGGGTCAAAGCAAGCCACCGGCTTAGCCGGTGGTCTTGACTTNATAAGCCCTTTAGGGCTTAGTAGGTAAATGATGTTGCGCTTGGCGAACCTATTTCGGAGAGTCTTTAGACTCCAGTGCCGGTAACAGACCCTTATAGGGTCAAAGCAAGCCACCGGCTTAGCCGGTGGTCTTGACTTATTATTTGCAGCAGACTTATAAATAGCTGTACATCAAAAAAAATACAGAAAAGGGGAAAGAGAAGTGAGTGGAGAACAAGTAGAGAAAAGGGAAGAGAGACAGGAAAATAAAATGGGTGTGATGCCGGTGAACCGTTTGCTGATTACCATGGCTCTTCCTATGATTGTGTCTATGATTGTCCAGGCATTGTATAATATTGTGGACAGTATGTTTGTGTCCCAAATCAGTGAAAACGCTTTGACCGCAGTATCTTTGGCGTTTCCTGTACAAAACCTGATGATCGCTGTAGGAGCAGGTACAGGGGTAGGTATTAACGCCATTTTATCTAGAAGTCTTGGGGAGAGAAAGTTTGAGACAGCCAATCAGATTGCGGAAAACGGCATATTTTTAGGGTTTCTCAGCTATTTGGCTTTTTTAGTAATCGGAGTAGCCGGTTCCAGAATCTTTTTTTCCATGCAGACAAAAAATGAAGAAATTATTGAGTATGGAATAGAGTATATGATGATCTGCTGCGCCTGTTCTATTGGATTTTTTATGCAGATTACCTTTGAAAGATTGCTGCAGTCTACAGGAAAGACCTTTTATACTATGATCACCCAGGGAACAGGGGCGATTATTAACATTATTTTAGACCCAATTTTGATTTTTGGATATTTTAATATGCCTAAAATGGGAGTGGCAGGAGCTGCCGCCGCCACAGTAATCGGGCAGATCATAGCGGCTATGCTGGCGATTTACTTTAATTTGACGAAAAACAAAGATATTACATTAAAAATAAGCCAGTTCAGACCTTCCGGATATATTATTAAGTCCATATATGCTGTAGGAGTTCCTTCCATTATCATGTCCTCTATTGGCTCTGTGATGACATTTGGAATGAACAAAATTTTAATTTCCTTTACTTCTACAGCTACGGCAGTATTTGGAGTTTACTTTAAGCTGCAAAGCTTTATTTTCATGCCTGTATTTGGTCTAAATAACGGTATGGTTCCCATTGTGTCTTATAATTACGGAGCAGGTAAAGAGAAGAGAATTGTAAAGACCATTAAACTTAGCGTGGCCTACGCTACAGGAATGATGTTAATTGGCGTTTTAGTATTCTGGGGCTTTACCCCTCAATTACTGGGGATTTTTAATGCCTCAGAGTCTATGCTGGAGATTGGAGTGCCGGCTTTAAGACATATTAGTATAAGCTTTTTGATGGCAGGATTTAATATTATTATTTTATCAGTTTGTCAAGCCTTAGGCCATGGACTGCTAAGCCTTTCTGTGTCGGCAGTAAGACAGCTGGTGTTCCTTCTGCCATGCGCTTTTATACTTTCCAGAACAGCAGGCTTGTCAGCTGTGTGGTGGGCGTTTCCATTTGCAGAGGTTTTCGCCTTGTGTATGAGCGCCAATTTTATGAGATATATTTATAAAAAGGAAATAAGTCCTTTAAAAGAAAGGGAGAACCTTCCTTATTCATAATAGTGGTGTCTAATTTCAGGGTCCGCTCATAGCATATACAAAAGATATGCTGGGAGCGGACATTTTTTGATTACAATAAGTTTATGTATGATTGTAAAAAATGAAGAGGGAGTGCTGGAAAGATGCCTGGAATCTGCTAAAGAGTTTGCAGATGAAATTATTATTGTAGATACTGGGTCGGATGATAAAACAATAGAGATTGCAGGAAAATATACAGAGAAGGTGTACCGATTTCAATGGAGAGATGATTTTTCTGCGGCAAGGAATTATTCTTTTTCCAGGGCTGAAATGGATTACTGTATGTGGCTGGATGCAGATGACGTAGTAACAGAGGAAAACAAAAGGAAATTGCTGGAGCTGAAAAAATCTATGAATCCTTCTGTAGATGTGGTGATGGCAAAATATGCAGTTTCTGAGGATAAAAAAGGAAACCCTCTTTTCTCATATTACAGGGAAAGGCTGGTGAAAAATAAGAAAGGTTTTTTGTGGAAAGGAAAGGTACATGAGGCCATTGCCCCGTCAGGGAATGTGATTTATTCAGATATTACTATTCACCACAGAAAAATAGGGCAGGGAGATACAGACAGAAATTTAAGAATTTATGAGGGGATGATTGCAGCCGGGGAGTTTATGGATGAAAGAAGCTGGTTCTACTATGGACGAGAGCTGTTTTACCATGGAAAGTATGAAAAAGCAGTCCAGATATTTGAAAAATTTTTAGAAGGTAACGGATGGGTGGAAAATAAAATTGAGGCCTGCTTAAATATGGCGGAATGCTTTAAAAATATGGGGGAGGGGGAGAAGGAACTGAAGGCGTTGTTTCAAAGCTTTTTGTTTGCCCCGCCCAGGGGGGAGGTATGCTTTGCTGCTGGAAGATATTTTCAGGAGCAGGAGAGATGGGAGGAAGCTATATTTTGGTTTGAATCAGCTTTAAGAGTTAAGGCCCCCAGTGAAGCAGGAGGTTTTATCAGGTGGGACTGTTACGGCTATTTGCCGGAAATCAACTTATGTGTTTGTTATGACAAGCTGGGAGACAGAGAAAAGGCATATGAATATCACTTAAAATCAAAGGCAAGGAAACCAGAAGCAAAAGAGGTGGAGTGGAATGAAAAATATTTTAATAGAGAAAAAAGGACGAACCAAACTTGTTCTGCCCACATATGATATATTAAACCGGCAGGAAAGCAAAGCAATATGTTTTGAAAACCTGCTGGAATAATAAAAAGGAGTGATTTTATGTGTTGTAATTCTATAGATAATAGTTGTGGATGTAATCGTGCTTATCCAATTGGAAGCTGCTGCTCATGCAGACCTTACCCCCAAAGGCCATGCTGCTGCAGAGGTCCTCAAGGTCCAATGGGGCCGATGGGACCAATGGGGCCAATGGGACCGATGGGACCAATGGGGCCAACCGGACCAATGGGATTTATGGGACCAACAGGACCGATGGGACCAATGGGACTTCAGGGACCGACAGGACCGATGGGACCAATGGGACTTCAGGGCCCAATAGGCCCAACAGGACCAACAGGTCCAATGGGACCTGGATTAAGCGACGCAGGCCCATTTAACCCTGCGATTCCTTATCTGGAAGGCGACCTTGTATATTACAATGGTTCACTGTACAGAGCGAACAGAAACTATCCTGAAGGAGTTCCCGGAACATCTAATGATTATGATTTAGTAACAGCAGCAGGTCCAACAGGAGCCACCGGAGCTACAGGCCCACAGGGTCCACAGGGTCCGGCGGGAGCAGCAGGAGCTACAGGAGCCACAGGCCCACAGGGTTCTCAAGGCATTCAGGGTCCGGAAGGTCCCCAGGGAGCCCAGGGCCCGGCAGGAGCAGCAGGAGCCACCGGGGCTACAGGTCCGGAAGGTCCCCAGGGAGCTGAGGGCCCGGCAGGAGCAGCAGGAGCCACCGGAGCTACAGGTCCAGAAGGCCCCCAGGGAGCTCAGGGCCCGGCGGGAGCGGCAGGAGCTACGGGAGCCACTGGAGCCACCGGAGCTACAGGTCCAACTGGACCAACAGGTCCTTCCGGCGCAATTCCGTTTAATGTACTTTATGCTGTGAATGCTGCCGACCAGACACCAGCCGGTGCCAATGACGCTTTAACTTTTGCCACCACACAGGTGGAGGAAGGTACTGCTATTACCCATTCAGCAGGTACAGGAACATTTACATTAACAGAAAACGGAACTTACCAGGTTATTTACAATACAGTAGTTTCAGACGCAACTGGTACTAGGCCTCCAGTAAGTGTAGGAGTAACATTACAAAATAATGGTACCCCTATTACAGGCACAGATTCTACTGCCACAATTACAGCGACCAACGATACTGCCACATTAAGCGGCAATACAGTTGTACAGGTAACTGCGGCTCCTGTAACTATTACACTGAATACTGACAATACAAACGGAGAATTCTCCAATACAGCAATTTCTATTAGAAAATTAGACTAAATATTAAATTAAAAACAGAAAACAGGTAGATAATAACAGGGGAGCGCTGCATTTGCGGCGCTCTCCAATTTGTTGTAGTTGACATGACTTTACAGAGAAGATTATGATAGAGTAGATGGAAAAAATATTTTTTTATTAAAGATTAAATTAGAACTGGAAGGTAAGCGGTGACAGAATATGAGACGAGACGGAAAAGAATTTTTAGAAGTTTTTTTAGACGGCAGCTATGTAACAGCAGGAGAAATTGCTGAAAAGTTTCATGTCAGCCCTAAAACTGTCAGGTTGAGGATTAAAGAGCTAAATGAAATAGGAAAAAATCATGGTTTTGTAATTATATCTAAGCCCAGGTTTGGATATCGGCTGGAAAATATAAATGAAAAGGCGGCTGAAAATTTTTATAAAAGCCAGAGGCAAAAAGAAGATAAAATTCCGGAATCTGCAGAAGAAAGAACAGATTTTCTGCTGGCATATTTAATCTCACATAAAACCTATATAAAAATAGATCAGCTTTGTGAATTTTTGTATGTCTCCAGAGCTACTTTGCAGATTTCCATTAAACAAACGGAACAGATTGTAAATCAGTACGGTATTGTTATAGAGAGAAGGCCTAACTTCGGTTTAAGAATGAAAGGGGCGGAGTTTGATTTCCGCAGATGCATTGGAGATTATTTTGTCAGAAGAAATCTGTTTTCTGATTTAGATGAAAACAGAAAGGGAAAGGAACTGAAAAGCCTGGGAGACATGGCTCTTTCCCTGATGAAGGAATATGATATCCATATGGCGGAAACATCCTTTGACATATTTATTCACCATGTATATATTGCTTTAAAGAGAATTAGATCAGGTTTTTTTACAGAATTATTAGATCAGGAAAATATAAGCCTGAGCCAGGAGGAGTGGAGTTTTATTTGGAGATTTACTGAGACCCTGGCGCAGGTGTGGAATGTAAAAATAGAAGAGAATGAGAAAAATTATATTGCCTTATATCTGGCGGGAAAAAGAACTATAGAGCTGGAGCAGGCGCAGGATCAAAATTTTGTAGTGGGAGAAGAGATTGGACAGCTGGCAGATTTGATTCTTAATGTGCTTCTAGACGAATTTAATGTGGATTTAAGAGGAGATTTTCATATTAGAATGATGCTTAGCTCCCATCTGGTGCCGCTGGCCATACGGATTCAGTATGGAATATCCAATGTAAGTCAGATTCTGGAGGAAGTAAAAAAGAATTATGCCTTTCCCTACACAATGGCTGTAAGAACAGGGGAGATTCTGGAAGAAAAATTTAAAAAAGAAATATCCCCGGATGAAGTCAGCTATTTTGCAGTGATATACGCTTTGGCCCTGGAGGAGATGAAAGGGAAAACCAGAAAAAAATCAAATATTCTTATTGTATGTAATTCTGGAAAGGGCAGCTCCAGACTGCTGCTTTATAAGTACAGAGAAGAATTCGGGGAGTATTTAAATAAAATTTACATTTGCGATATGGTGGGGCTGAACACCTTTGATTTTTCTAAAGTAGATTATGTATTTACTACAATCCCCATAAGCAGGCCGATACCAGTGCCTATTGTGGAGGTAGGCTTATTTCTTAGAAACCAGAGATCTGGTGCAGGTGAAAAATACCTTAAAAAGCAGCAGAAAGGCATATTTATCCCATATATACAGGCCAGAGCGTTTCTTTACAGAGATTAAAGGGACAAGCAAGGAGGAGGTTCTAGAGAATCTTTGTATTGCCATAGGAAAAAGAGAGAAACTGCCAGAAGGGTTTTTAGAGTCGGTTTTAATCAGAGAAGGGCTGGGACAAACAGATTTTGGAAATCATGTGGCAATGCCCCACCCTCATAAACTTTTGGCGGAAGAAACAAAGGTATTTGTAGCTGTTTTGAAGCAGCCTGTTTTTTGGACTAAAAATACAGTTCAGGCAGTATTTCTGGCTTCTATAGGGAACAGGCAGGATGAGTGCCTGCCTCATTTTTACGAGGCCACTGCAAGAGCGATGCAGAGCAGAGAAGGAATGGAAAGGCTGATTAAGGAGAAAACCTTTAAAGTTCTTATGGATATTTTAGATAAAGGTTAATTACACTATACCACATAGAATTTACCACATTCTATGTGGTATTTTTTCATGTGGTAATTAAATTTCAGCAAATTATAATAAGGCTAAGAATATAAATCGCGATTTATTATGGAGGTTAAGTTATGTCATATGAATGTTTCTTATTAGGAATACACACTGTCAGAAAGGTATGTGGCGGGTATCAGCCCGCCACAGCAGGGTTTTGAGTGGTGTTGATTTCAATGTACTCGGCAATCCGGCGGAGCTCGTCAGCAAATTTGAATTTCACACTAATATTGCCGTTTTCGTAAACCTTGATATGGTCTACAAGCTCAATCAAAATTTCCCGGTTGAGTGTTTCAATGTTCTGGTACTTCATAAAGGCTACAAGAGCAGGATGCTCCTTATTTACACCGTTTGCCAGCTCCGCCCGTTCAGCGGTCAGCCGGGCCAGAATGTCCGAGAGGGATGCGGCCTGCCGCTCATAATCGGCTTTCATATCCCGGTAGTCCTGCTGGGTAATTTCCCCGTCTTTCCAGTCTTGATAAAGAGACTGCTTGTACCGGGTCACTTTTGCCAGTTCCCGCTCCTTGGCGGCTATCAGATCGTCCAGTCGGAAAGACTGGCTTTTTTTGATGGGGGCCGAATTGATCCGGGCGATAATCTCGGAGTAGGAAACCGCCAGATGTACCTGTTGCCGTACAGCGAAC
The window above is part of the Lachnoclostridium edouardi genome. Proteins encoded here:
- the tnpA gene encoding IS200/IS605 family transposase, with the protein product MDSNSLSHTKWNCKYHIVFAPKYRRKIAYGKIKQDIANILSMLCKRKGVKIVEAEICPDHVHRLVEIPPSISVSYFVGYLKGKSTLMIFERHTNLKYKYGNRHFWCRGYYVDTVGKNAKKIQEYIANQLQEDLEYDQMTLKEYIDPFTGEPVKANK
- a CDS encoding cytosine permease; its protein translation is MGRGFSGSFFVVIGAVMAIAMKYTCGEMIDDPTVMLATLAAPWLALSSLMLVAFANIGTQAVGTYIYGVMLKSVFEKARYRKIILGLAAYGAVFCIWGKIIEYFGAFLTISACIYAPLAALLFVDFFFVRKQRLSLRSAYGLKGYHGYNYTKGVNIVGIRCLFMGAALSLAIYNPISGKIHIQTFFYLTPTGCSFLATGLTYLFLSKIPAVRKYLLQDRKEIKELYRKPFDTEKVPPKQNLLFLPFIWAACFAATRKGRLRIHKVNMKGLKPPYLVLATHHAFIDFEITQLALFPHRVNYVSELEGFELYGEWLYRQAGCLGTRKFIADINLVKNIKLVMDRKGILAMYPEARYANVGTVSQLPLSVGKLVKLLKVPVVVLNMKGNYLQSPIWNLKKRGGVKLDSQLAQIITKEEADRLSPEEIQKKIQQAFYYDEYKYQKEANIRITYKNKAEGLEKPLYQCPLCKGQFQMKTKGSYLFCSKCPGRWEMNDLGELIRIDGGEENAEKFGSIPFWYEWERENVKEEINQGKYNLDIQVQVDALPNAHGFFDLGTGRLVQNASGFFLTFKEYGEETERTLFFSSRTMISVHTEYDYRGKGQCITLSTFKNTYFLFPVEEGFNATKIQFAVEYFFQKGKQAEKSGLQPHEI
- a CDS encoding pyridoxal-phosphate-dependent aminotransferase family protein, which encodes MNFKEINPSPRTLMCPGPVDADPRVLRAMSAHILGQFDTEFLDLMSETMEMARQVFQTKNKQTYTVDTTSRGGLETILTGAICPGDKVLIPAYGRFGYLLAEILERCGADITLLEREWGTVFTPEEIEEALKKQSYKALAIIHGETSTSMMQPLDEIGKLCKKYGALLIVDAVATLGGAEVKVDEWGIDACISGTQKCISAPSGSALITYNEEIEKIILARKKVERGIRTLEDEVTDMPHIPSNYLDLAQLQDYWGPRHLNHHTESTSMQYAVHEALRCILLEGLEARFARHNLNNNALTAGLQAMGMKIFGDLEHKMPVVTAIEIPEGVDGKSVRAQLIEDFGIEIATSFGPLDGKIWRIGNMGYSSQKRNILLTLGALEAVLMQHKVKIPAGDAVAAALEVYKNA
- the tnpA gene encoding IS200/IS605 family transposase, giving the protein MDSNSLSHTKWNCKYHIVFAPKYRRKIAYGKIKQDIANILSMLCKRKGVKIVEAEICPDHVHMLVEIPPSISVSYFVGYLKGKSTLMIFERHTNLKYKYGNRHFWCRGYYVDTVGKNAKKIQEYIANQLQEDLEYDQMTLKEYIDPFTGEPVKANK
- a CDS encoding MATE family efflux transporter — translated: MGVMPVNRLLITMALPMIVSMIVQALYNIVDSMFVSQISENALTAVSLAFPVQNLMIAVGAGTGVGINAILSRSLGERKFETANQIAENGIFLGFLSYLAFLVIGVAGSRIFFSMQTKNEEIIEYGIEYMMICCACSIGFFMQITFERLLQSTGKTFYTMITQGTGAIINIILDPILIFGYFNMPKMGVAGAAAATVIGQIIAAMLAIYFNLTKNKDITLKISQFRPSGYIIKSIYAVGVPSIIMSSIGSVMTFGMNKILISFTSTATAVFGVYFKLQSFIFMPVFGLNNGMVPIVSYNYGAGKEKRIVKTIKLSVAYATGMMLIGVLVFWGFTPQLLGIFNASESMLEIGVPALRHISISFLMAGFNIIILSVCQALGHGLLSLSVSAVRQLVFLLPCAFILSRTAGLSAVWWAFPFAEVFALCMSANFMRYIYKKEISPLKERENLPYS
- a CDS encoding glycosyltransferase; this encodes MITISLCMIVKNEEGVLERCLESAKEFADEIIIVDTGSDDKTIEIAGKYTEKVYRFQWRDDFSAARNYSFSRAEMDYCMWLDADDVVTEENKRKLLELKKSMNPSVDVVMAKYAVSEDKKGNPLFSYYRERLVKNKKGFLWKGKVHEAIAPSGNVIYSDITIHHRKIGQGDTDRNLRIYEGMIAAGEFMDERSWFYYGRELFYHGKYEKAVQIFEKFLEGNGWVENKIEACLNMAECFKNMGEGEKELKALFQSFLFAPPRGEVCFAAGRYFQEQERWEEAIFWFESALRVKAPSEAGGFIRWDCYGYLPEINLCVCYDKLGDREKAYEYHLKSKARKPEAKEVEWNEKYFNREKRTNQTCSAHI